A single genomic interval of Adhaeribacter pallidiroseus harbors:
- a CDS encoding VCBS repeat-containing protein, translating to MKINKSLIFAPIFLFLTNCQFFKREKPLFTLLAPEETGVTFTNTITESDSLNVLTYGYMYNGGGVAVGDVNNDGLPDLYFSGNMVSSKLYLNQGNFKFKDITTLSGTGTKSWVNGVTMVDINQDGLLDIYACTVTPLKGQPAIPNLLFINQGLNAAGVPVFKEEAQTFNLADTGNCTQAAFLDYDKDQDLDMYLLRNDSHGNGNPNVPRPKITDGSSPSNDKLFRNNGNNTFTDVTKEAGILIEGRGLGIAVSDINQDGWPDIYAANDFLSNDLLWINNQNGTFSNKLNQYLKHTSYNGMGTDIADYNNDGLPDIIEMDMMPEDNKRQKLTMEAPNYERFNLNKHLGYDIQYVRNTLQLNNGNGTFSEIGQLAGVYATDWSWSALLADYDNDGWRDLFITNGYLKDMINLDYMHYQSEQLMFGTQEAMEAKLKKEFNKLESVVVPNYIFQNKHDLTFANKSAAWGLEKTSTSNGATYADLDKDGDLDLVINNLNNPAFVYRNNAETINPTHFLKIELQGLSPNRNGIGATIKIKNKKQQQLYEHYLTRGYQSSVDPTIHFGLGKAPVIDTLEIIWPSGKQQLLTKVKVNQTLLLQEQNATRTKPINRPASTPLFQKVAARTGIAYKHEEVDYVDFKNQPLLPHKYSQNGPGLAVGDVNNDGRDDFFVGASGNHVGLIYYQTPQGTFASRSLSKQLNAADDMGALFFDADNDQDLDLYVVSGGNEFKAGAGQYQHRLYQNDGNGNFTLNNQALPQITASGSVVTAADFDQDGDLDLFVGGRNEPQKYPLPGQSCILRNQGGRFINVTQQVCPELERAGMITAALWTDFDQDNQVDLILTGEWMPISFFKNNQGKLTNVTATTELQNTNGWWNSLAAGDFDNDGDVDYVAGNLGLNSRYKASPEQPVSVVAKDFDNNGSVDPVLSYFIQNKNYPAPARDALTDQMVAMRRRFSRYADYGASTMEQLFTDDELKDASNFKSYTFSSSYIQNKGKGKFTIKPLPVQAQFAPVFGLTVADYNYDGNLDLLLVGNSYASETAMGYYDAGMGTCLLGTGKGTFRVVPPKTAGLLVTGDAKAMAQLLTAKKVPLEIITCNNDSLQVYKGPEPKAELQIIRVAPTDAYADLIYVNGKKRREEFYYGAGYLSQSCRALIATRLAQVYITDFAGKKRQINP from the coding sequence ATGAAAATTAATAAATCTTTGATTTTTGCTCCTATCTTTTTATTCCTCACCAATTGCCAATTTTTCAAACGGGAAAAGCCTTTATTCACCTTGCTAGCCCCCGAAGAAACTGGTGTTACTTTTACCAATACCATCACCGAAAGCGATTCTTTAAATGTATTAACCTACGGCTACATGTATAATGGCGGGGGGGTGGCCGTAGGCGATGTGAACAACGATGGCTTACCCGATCTGTACTTTTCCGGTAATATGGTTTCGAGTAAACTGTACCTGAACCAAGGAAATTTTAAATTTAAAGACATAACTACGCTTAGCGGTACTGGTACTAAGTCGTGGGTTAACGGCGTAACCATGGTGGATATCAACCAGGATGGTTTATTAGATATTTACGCCTGTACGGTTACCCCTTTAAAAGGCCAGCCTGCAATACCTAATCTGTTATTTATAAACCAAGGCCTGAACGCAGCTGGCGTGCCGGTATTTAAAGAAGAAGCCCAAACTTTTAACCTGGCCGATACCGGCAACTGTACCCAAGCGGCTTTCCTGGATTATGATAAAGACCAGGACTTAGATATGTATTTACTGCGCAATGATTCCCACGGTAACGGCAATCCCAACGTGCCTCGTCCGAAGATTACCGATGGTTCTTCACCCAGCAACGATAAGTTATTTCGCAATAATGGCAATAACACGTTTACCGATGTAACCAAAGAAGCCGGTATTTTAATCGAAGGCCGCGGTTTAGGAATAGCCGTTAGTGATATTAACCAGGATGGCTGGCCGGATATTTACGCCGCCAACGATTTTTTAAGCAACGATTTGCTCTGGATAAATAACCAAAACGGCACCTTTAGCAACAAGCTAAATCAGTACCTGAAACATACCAGCTACAACGGCATGGGCACCGACATTGCCGATTATAATAACGATGGCTTGCCCGATATTATCGAAATGGACATGATGCCGGAAGATAATAAACGGCAGAAATTAACGATGGAAGCGCCTAATTACGAACGTTTTAACTTAAACAAGCACCTGGGTTACGATATCCAATACGTGCGGAACACTTTACAACTAAATAATGGGAACGGTACCTTTAGCGAAATAGGCCAGCTGGCCGGCGTATACGCTACCGATTGGAGCTGGAGCGCCTTGCTGGCCGATTACGACAACGATGGCTGGCGCGATTTATTTATTACCAACGGGTATTTAAAAGACATGATTAATCTGGATTACATGCATTATCAGTCGGAGCAGTTAATGTTTGGTACCCAGGAAGCCATGGAAGCCAAACTCAAAAAAGAATTTAATAAGCTGGAAAGTGTAGTAGTGCCTAATTATATCTTTCAAAATAAACACGATTTAACTTTTGCGAATAAAAGTGCCGCCTGGGGACTGGAAAAAACGTCTACTTCCAACGGCGCCACCTACGCTGATCTGGATAAAGATGGCGACCTGGATTTAGTTATTAATAACCTGAACAACCCGGCTTTTGTGTACCGCAATAATGCCGAAACAATTAATCCAACACATTTTTTAAAAATTGAGCTTCAAGGGCTAAGCCCAAACCGGAATGGAATTGGCGCTACTATAAAAATTAAAAATAAAAAGCAGCAGCAGCTTTACGAGCATTATCTTACTCGCGGTTACCAATCTTCCGTGGACCCAACTATTCACTTTGGCTTAGGCAAAGCGCCGGTAATTGATACTCTGGAAATAATTTGGCCGAGCGGGAAACAACAATTGCTCACTAAAGTAAAAGTCAACCAAACTTTGCTTCTGCAAGAACAAAACGCCACTCGAACCAAACCAATTAACAGACCAGCTTCAACGCCACTTTTTCAAAAAGTTGCGGCTCGTACCGGTATTGCCTATAAACACGAAGAAGTTGATTACGTGGATTTTAAAAATCAGCCTTTGCTGCCGCACAAATACTCGCAAAATGGCCCGGGTTTAGCCGTGGGCGATGTAAATAACGACGGCCGGGATGATTTTTTTGTGGGTGCTTCCGGTAATCACGTTGGGCTCATTTACTACCAAACCCCACAAGGCACCTTTGCGAGCCGCTCTTTAAGCAAGCAACTCAACGCAGCCGACGATATGGGAGCTTTATTTTTTGATGCCGATAACGACCAGGATTTAGATTTGTATGTAGTAAGTGGGGGCAATGAGTTTAAAGCCGGGGCCGGCCAATACCAGCACCGCTTGTACCAGAACGATGGTAACGGAAATTTTACTCTTAACAACCAAGCCTTACCCCAGATTACGGCTAGCGGTTCGGTAGTAACAGCCGCCGATTTTGACCAAGATGGCGATTTAGATTTATTTGTAGGAGGCCGGAACGAGCCCCAAAAGTACCCCTTGCCGGGCCAAAGCTGTATATTGCGCAACCAAGGTGGCCGTTTTATTAATGTTACCCAACAAGTGTGCCCGGAACTGGAACGAGCTGGCATGATAACCGCCGCCCTTTGGACCGATTTTGACCAAGACAACCAGGTAGATTTAATTTTGACCGGTGAGTGGATGCCGATCAGTTTTTTTAAAAATAACCAAGGAAAGCTCACCAATGTAACAGCAACTACTGAACTGCAAAACACCAATGGCTGGTGGAACAGCCTGGCTGCCGGCGATTTTGACAACGACGGCGACGTAGATTATGTAGCCGGCAATTTGGGTCTTAACTCCCGTTACAAAGCCAGTCCGGAGCAACCGGTAAGCGTAGTGGCCAAAGATTTTGATAATAACGGCAGCGTAGATCCGGTGTTGAGCTATTTTATTCAGAATAAGAACTACCCAGCGCCGGCCCGCGACGCCCTCACCGACCAGATGGTAGCCATGCGTCGCCGGTTTTCGCGTTACGCCGATTACGGCGCCAGCACCATGGAGCAGTTGTTTACCGACGACGAGTTAAAAGATGCGTCTAATTTTAAGAGTTATACATTTAGCAGCAGTTATATTCAAAACAAGGGTAAAGGTAAATTCACGATAAAGCCTTTGCCCGTGCAAGCCCAGTTTGCCCCGGTGTTTGGCTTAACTGTGGCCGACTACAACTACGACGGCAACCTGGATTTATTACTGGTGGGTAATTCTTATGCTTCGGAAACAGCTATGGGCTATTACGATGCCGGTATGGGTACCTGCCTGCTGGGTACAGGTAAAGGTACGTTTCGGGTAGTGCCGCCCAAAACTGCCGGATTGCTAGTAACCGGCGATGCCAAAGCTATGGCCCAGCTTTTAACGGCTAAAAAAGTACCTTTAGAGATAATAACCTGTAATAACGATAGTTTACAAGTCTATAAAGGTCCGGAACCCAAAGCCGAACTCCAAATAATCCGGGTAGCTCCCACCGATGCCTACGCTGATTTAATTTATGTTAACGGTAAAAAACGCCGTGAAGAATTTTACTACGGAGCTGGTTACTTATCGCAATCCTGCCGGGCTCTAATAGCTACCAGATTAGCTCAGGTATACATTACTGATTTTGCCGGGAAAAAGCGCCAGATAAATCCCTGA
- a CDS encoding NIPSNAP family protein, translating into MMKRRTFVKASLLSGCLTSTVPFLNPVLASVKQKATKPEYYELRVYTLKNDVQQKLVEDYFQNAAIPALNRLGSKNVGVFTQQQPTTAITKLYVIIPFKSIEDFGRMNERLLADAAYQQAGAAYLNAPATEPAYQRIESSLLEAFANMAKMELPEKKSRIFELRRYESASEAAGKKKIEMFNKGEIAIFKRVGLTPVFFGEVIIGEMRPNLTYLLTFDDMAEHDQNWKTFGSDPEWKKISGMPEYADAKIVSNITRTFLVPTSYSQI; encoded by the coding sequence ATGATGAAACGACGTACCTTTGTAAAAGCTTCGCTATTGAGCGGCTGTTTAACCAGTACGGTTCCTTTTTTAAACCCGGTCCTGGCCTCGGTAAAGCAAAAAGCAACGAAACCCGAGTATTACGAATTACGGGTTTACACCTTAAAAAACGATGTTCAGCAAAAGTTAGTCGAAGATTATTTTCAGAATGCCGCTATTCCGGCGCTTAACCGCTTAGGCAGCAAAAATGTGGGCGTATTTACGCAACAGCAACCCACCACGGCCATTACTAAATTATACGTAATCATTCCGTTTAAATCCATCGAAGATTTTGGCCGGATGAATGAACGCTTACTGGCCGATGCGGCTTACCAGCAAGCTGGCGCCGCTTATTTAAACGCGCCGGCTACTGAACCAGCTTACCAGCGCATTGAAAGTTCGTTGCTGGAGGCATTTGCCAATATGGCTAAAATGGAATTACCCGAAAAGAAATCCCGTATTTTTGAACTGCGCCGCTACGAAAGCGCCAGCGAAGCCGCCGGTAAAAAGAAAATTGAAATGTTTAATAAAGGCGAAATTGCTATTTTTAAACGGGTAGGTTTAACGCCGGTATTTTTTGGCGAAGTTATTATTGGGGAAATGCGGCCTAACTTAACTTACTTGCTTACTTTCGACGATATGGCGGAGCACGACCAGAACTGGAAAACCTTTGGCAGCGACCCCGAATGGAAAAAAATAAGCGGCATGCCGGAATACGCCGATGCTAAAATTGTGTCGAACATTACCCGCACGTTTTTAGTACCTACCTCCTACTCGCAAATCTAA
- a CDS encoding nucleoid-associated protein: MLVTSEVKLEHIILHKVGNKSRDESIQFSKKPLDLDSTVKDLLQRYFLSPFKSEAYYNLYHESDINLNEVYNFVARIFDNPEAFLEQSENLARHLYEQSTHPNVKGGEFYVTYLHDLVLDGEALEAVGLFKSENRETYLKIYPSGDTFDIDSEDGVNINKLDKGCLIFNTDREHGFVVLTVDNLNKREEAVYWKDDFLKVQSRQDAYHHTQNVMSLCKAFVEKRLPEEFEVSRGEQADLLNKSVKFLKEKEVFDLQEFQNEVIAQPDLIQSFQSYKTEFETDRGFEIKPEFDIHENAFKKNTRFLKSVIKLDKNFHVYVHGNSENMQKGYDEERGLHFYQLFFKQES, encoded by the coding sequence ATGCTCGTTACTTCCGAAGTTAAACTAGAACACATTATTCTGCACAAAGTTGGCAATAAAAGCCGCGACGAAAGCATTCAGTTTTCTAAAAAACCGCTCGACCTGGACAGTACCGTAAAAGATTTATTGCAGCGTTATTTTTTATCGCCGTTTAAATCTGAGGCATATTATAATTTGTACCACGAGTCGGATATTAACCTGAACGAAGTGTATAATTTTGTGGCCCGGATATTTGATAATCCCGAAGCATTTCTGGAACAATCGGAGAACCTGGCCCGGCACCTGTACGAGCAAAGTACGCACCCCAACGTGAAAGGCGGCGAATTTTACGTAACCTACCTCCACGATTTGGTTCTGGATGGTGAAGCCCTGGAAGCCGTAGGTTTGTTTAAATCGGAAAACCGCGAAACGTACCTGAAAATATACCCCAGCGGCGATACGTTTGACATTGACAGCGAAGACGGCGTAAACATAAATAAACTCGATAAAGGCTGCCTCATTTTTAACACCGACCGGGAACATGGTTTTGTGGTACTCACGGTAGATAACCTGAATAAACGCGAAGAAGCCGTTTACTGGAAAGACGATTTTTTAAAAGTACAATCGCGCCAGGATGCGTACCACCACACCCAAAATGTAATGAGTTTGTGCAAAGCGTTCGTGGAAAAGCGTTTGCCCGAAGAGTTTGAAGTATCGCGCGGCGAACAAGCCGATCTGCTGAATAAATCGGTAAAATTTTTAAAAGAAAAAGAAGTTTTTGATTTGCAGGAATTCCAGAACGAAGTGATTGCCCAACCCGATTTAATTCAAAGTTTCCAAAGTTATAAAACCGAATTTGAAACCGATCGCGGCTTTGAAATAAAGCCGGAGTTCGACATTCACGAAAATGCTTTCAAGAAAAATACCCGCTTCCTGAAAAGCGTGATTAAGCTGGACAAGAATTTTCATGTTTACGTGCACGGCAACTCCGAAAACATGCAAAAAGGCTACGATGAAGAACGCGGTTTACATTTCTATCAACTGTTTTTTAAACAAGAGAGCTAA
- a CDS encoding SET domain-containing protein has translation MIHPHTELRFISTEIGYGVVATQFIPKGTITWAFDPLDQVFTPEKVSQLPSVFQKIVNTYTYRDNKGDFVLCWDHARFVNHSFRSNCISTAYNFELAVRDIYPGEELTDDYGYLNATEPFACLPEPGTTRTKVMPNDLLHFHGEWDMQIKEAFRYFNQVAQPLAELIETQYQEKVKQIAAGILEPDSILNCYYQPEKVALAV, from the coding sequence ATGATTCATCCGCACACGGAACTTCGATTTATTAGTACAGAAATAGGCTACGGTGTGGTAGCTACCCAATTTATTCCGAAAGGTACCATTACCTGGGCTTTTGACCCGCTCGATCAGGTTTTTACTCCCGAAAAAGTAAGCCAGTTGCCCTCGGTTTTTCAAAAAATAGTAAACACCTACACGTACCGCGATAATAAAGGTGACTTTGTTTTATGCTGGGATCATGCCCGCTTCGTGAATCATTCCTTCCGTTCTAACTGCATCTCTACAGCTTATAATTTTGAGTTAGCGGTGCGCGATATTTACCCCGGCGAAGAACTCACCGACGATTACGGCTATTTAAATGCTACCGAACCATTTGCATGCTTACCGGAACCCGGTACCACCCGCACCAAAGTAATGCCCAACGATTTGCTACACTTCCATGGAGAATGGGATATGCAAATAAAAGAAGCTTTTAGATATTTTAACCAGGTAGCCCAACCGCTCGCGGAACTGATTGAAACACAATATCAGGAGAAAGTAAAACAAATTGCGGCCGGCATTTTAGAACCAGATTCCATTTTAAACTGCTATTACCAACCGGAAAAAGTAGCTTTAGCCGTTTAA
- a CDS encoding OmpH family outer membrane protein, which translates to MKKSIYLFGVSVFLSGTLFLSGCQQNAKVKDKSPATTPAATDKPAINLSSEDSTTLETQGGVAAATTGTGQKFGYINSAELLKLMPETKKAEASLQAYVGGLEKQFGGLQTSYQKQISEFQAQEKTMVDAIKQTKIKAIQDLEQQMQQSQASGQQKVAAKREELFKPILNKAEKAVKDVGKENGYDYIFDASTGSFIYAKDSHDIMPLVKTKLGIK; encoded by the coding sequence ATGAAAAAATCAATTTATCTGTTTGGTGTAAGCGTTTTTTTAAGTGGAACTTTGTTTCTGTCGGGTTGCCAGCAAAATGCCAAAGTAAAAGACAAAAGCCCCGCCACTACGCCAGCGGCAACAGATAAGCCTGCCATTAATTTATCTTCTGAAGATTCTACTACCCTGGAAACCCAGGGTGGTGTTGCCGCTGCAACTACCGGAACTGGGCAAAAGTTTGGTTACATTAACTCGGCAGAGTTATTAAAATTAATGCCCGAAACTAAAAAAGCCGAAGCCAGTTTGCAAGCGTACGTGGGTGGTTTAGAAAAACAATTTGGCGGTTTACAGACCAGCTACCAAAAGCAAATCTCGGAATTTCAGGCCCAGGAAAAAACAATGGTTGATGCGATTAAACAAACCAAAATAAAAGCGATTCAGGACCTGGAACAGCAAATGCAGCAATCACAGGCTTCGGGGCAGCAAAAAGTAGCCGCAAAGCGCGAAGAATTATTTAAGCCTATCTTAAATAAAGCTGAAAAAGCGGTGAAAGATGTAGGCAAAGAAAACGGTTACGATTATATTTTTGATGCCAGCACCGGTTCGTTTATTTACGCCAAAGACAGCCACGATATTATGCCCCTGGTAAAAACCAAGCTGGGGATTAAGTAA
- a CDS encoding 3-keto-disaccharide hydrolase has translation MIWNLRPIYCIALIFSFTLSSALAQQKTKTQTQKWISLYNGKDLTGWDIKIAGHALNDNYKNTFRAEGDMIRVSYDEYKNFDGKYGHMYYKTPYSHYILQFEYRFLGNQVPGGEAWNVRNSGIMYHSQSAKSLTMGQEFPVSLEVQLLGGLGTGERHTGNLCTPGTQMHDMQGKLISDHCIDSKSKTYNGDRWVKAEIQVYGDSLIRHIIEGDTVFTYQKPEIGEVYWKQGKEDAYSKIWKAQDGAPLKTGYIALQAESHAIDFRNLRLLNLKTQTPPKPRIAKPAAKS, from the coding sequence ATGATCTGGAACTTACGCCCTATTTATTGTATCGCCCTGATTTTCAGTTTTACCCTTTCGTCGGCTTTAGCGCAACAAAAAACAAAAACCCAAACGCAAAAATGGATTTCGTTGTACAACGGCAAAGATTTAACCGGCTGGGATATTAAAATTGCCGGCCATGCCCTAAACGATAATTACAAAAACACTTTCCGGGCCGAAGGCGATATGATCCGGGTGTCGTATGATGAATACAAAAACTTCGATGGCAAATACGGGCACATGTATTACAAAACGCCTTACTCGCACTATATTTTGCAGTTTGAGTACCGCTTTTTGGGCAACCAGGTGCCCGGTGGCGAAGCATGGAACGTGCGTAACAGCGGCATTATGTACCACTCGCAATCGGCGAAAAGTTTAACCATGGGTCAGGAATTTCCGGTGTCGTTGGAAGTGCAATTATTGGGTGGTTTAGGAACCGGCGAACGGCACACCGGCAATTTATGTACTCCCGGCACGCAAATGCACGACATGCAAGGCAAGTTAATTTCTGATCATTGCATCGACTCCAAATCAAAAACGTATAACGGCGACCGTTGGGTAAAAGCGGAGATACAAGTTTACGGCGATTCGCTGATCCGGCATATTATTGAAGGTGATACGGTGTTTACTTACCAAAAACCCGAAATAGGCGAAGTGTATTGGAAACAAGGCAAAGAAGATGCCTACAGCAAAATTTGGAAAGCCCAGGATGGCGCTCCGCTCAAAACCGGCTACATTGCGCTGCAAGCCGAAAGCCACGCCATTGATTTTCGGAATTTGCGTTTGCTTAATTTAAAAACGCAAACGCCGCCTAAACCCCGAATTGCGAAACCAGCCGCAAAATCTTAA
- a CDS encoding TolB family protein: protein MKNNAYTFTLLVAFCAGLLLFPAFAVQAQQLGVFEKNNDVGTVKKAGSATFNASTGQYQLSGSGTNIWGDHDEFQFMWKQLKGDFILYSRGNLVGKGVDPHRKIGWMVRTSLDSKSANVNTSIHGDGLTALQFRRSTGAATEEVRSTVTAPDVFQLERRGGKYIMKVARFGEPFVISEITDVNLGDEVYVGLFICAHNPDVTEKATFRDVRISIPARENFVPYKEYIGSQIELMDVTTGNRQIIYTSPKSLQAPNWTPDGKDLIYNAEGLMYTFNLAKKTPQVLNTDFVKKNNNDHVLSFDGKMLGLSSSSGDPKYGSMVYTVPVTGGKPKQITPTGPSYLHGWSPDGKSLLFTGERNKEFDIYKVPVGGGPEVRLTTAQGLDDGSEYTPDGKYIYFNSNRTGTMQIWRMRPDGSQQETVTTGEYNDWFPHVSPDGKWMVMLSFDKKEVKSDDHPFYKHVYLRLMPIAGGQPKIIAYLYGGQGSINTPSWSPDSKRIAFISNTDMSTPAAVK from the coding sequence ATGAAAAATAACGCTTACACCTTTACCTTGCTGGTAGCCTTTTGCGCCGGATTATTGCTTTTTCCTGCTTTTGCTGTCCAAGCCCAGCAACTAGGAGTGTTTGAGAAAAACAACGACGTGGGCACGGTAAAAAAAGCCGGATCCGCCACTTTTAACGCCAGTACCGGGCAGTACCAGTTAAGCGGGTCCGGCACCAATATCTGGGGCGACCACGATGAGTTTCAGTTTATGTGGAAGCAACTGAAAGGCGATTTTATTCTGTACTCGCGGGGCAACCTGGTAGGGAAAGGCGTGGATCCGCACCGCAAAATTGGCTGGATGGTGCGCACCAGCTTAGATTCTAAATCAGCTAATGTTAATACTTCCATTCACGGCGATGGCCTCACGGCTTTGCAGTTCCGGCGCAGCACCGGTGCTGCCACCGAAGAAGTACGATCTACCGTAACAGCGCCGGATGTTTTTCAACTGGAAAGACGCGGGGGTAAGTATATTATGAAGGTAGCTCGCTTTGGCGAACCGTTTGTTATTTCCGAAATTACCGATGTTAATTTAGGCGACGAAGTATACGTGGGTTTATTTATTTGCGCCCACAACCCTGATGTTACCGAAAAAGCTACTTTCCGGGATGTGCGCATTAGTATCCCGGCCCGCGAAAACTTTGTTCCTTATAAAGAATACATTGGCAGCCAGATCGAGTTAATGGATGTAACTACCGGCAACCGGCAAATTATTTATACCTCGCCCAAATCGTTACAAGCCCCTAACTGGACGCCGGATGGTAAAGATTTAATTTACAACGCCGAAGGTTTGATGTACACCTTTAATCTGGCTAAAAAAACGCCGCAGGTATTAAACACCGACTTTGTAAAGAAAAACAATAACGACCACGTACTTTCTTTTGATGGTAAAATGCTGGGTTTAAGTAGTTCCAGCGGTGATCCAAAATACGGTTCTATGGTATACACCGTACCGGTTACCGGCGGCAAACCCAAACAAATTACGCCCACAGGCCCTTCTTACCTGCACGGTTGGTCGCCGGATGGCAAATCGCTATTATTTACCGGCGAGCGCAACAAAGAATTTGATATTTACAAAGTTCCGGTCGGCGGTGGCCCGGAAGTACGTTTAACCACGGCTCAGGGCCTCGATGATGGCTCAGAATATACCCCCGATGGTAAATATATTTACTTTAACTCGAACCGCACCGGCACCATGCAAATCTGGCGCATGCGGCCCGATGGCAGCCAACAAGAGACCGTAACTACCGGCGAATACAACGACTGGTTTCCGCACGTATCGCCGGATGGCAAATGGATGGTGATGTTATCGTTTGATAAAAAAGAAGTAAAGTCCGATGATCATCCGTTTTATAAGCACGTGTATTTACGCCTGATGCCAATTGCCGGTGGACAGCCGAAAATAATAGCTTATTTATACGGAGGCCAGGGTTCTATTAACACGCCGTCGTGGTCGCCGGACAGCAAACGAATTGCTTTTATAAGCAACACCGACATGAGTACGCCGGCCGCGGTAAAGTAA
- a CDS encoding 3-keto-disaccharide hydrolase — protein sequence MKKQIILVSLIALGSAVASCNQGTKTESKEAPAATETAPTADSTASATSTGEAVDLFDGKSLAGWHGFNKTGEVKNWTVEDGALVCLGAAKDAHGGDLVSDKKYSNFELTWDWKVDKGSNSGVMYHVVEDKKYQSPYETGPEYQVMDDIGFPEKLENWQQAGADYAIAPANEKKKLKPVGEWNTSKIIFNNGHVEHWLNGEKIVEFERSSDFWKKQRAEGKWKDYPDYAKVTTGFIALQDHGNKAYYRNIKIKEL from the coding sequence ATGAAAAAACAAATTATTCTGGTAAGTTTAATTGCTTTGGGCAGCGCCGTTGCGAGTTGCAACCAGGGCACTAAAACCGAATCGAAAGAAGCGCCTGCTGCCACCGAAACTGCTCCTACCGCTGATTCCACGGCTTCTGCTACTTCTACCGGCGAAGCCGTAGATTTATTCGATGGCAAATCGCTGGCGGGCTGGCACGGCTTTAATAAAACCGGCGAAGTAAAAAACTGGACTGTGGAAGATGGCGCTTTAGTATGCCTGGGAGCCGCTAAAGATGCGCACGGCGGCGATTTAGTAAGTGATAAAAAATACAGCAACTTTGAGCTTACCTGGGACTGGAAAGTTGACAAAGGCAGCAATAGCGGGGTAATGTACCACGTAGTAGAAGATAAGAAATACCAATCGCCGTACGAAACCGGTCCCGAGTACCAGGTAATGGACGACATCGGCTTCCCGGAGAAACTGGAAAACTGGCAACAAGCCGGCGCGGATTACGCCATTGCGCCGGCTAACGAAAAAAAGAAACTAAAACCAGTGGGCGAGTGGAACACCAGCAAAATTATTTTTAATAATGGTCACGTGGAGCATTGGCTAAACGGCGAAAAAATTGTGGAGTTTGAACGTAGCAGCGATTTCTGGAAAAAGCAACGGGCCGAAGGCAAATGGAAAGATTATCCGGATTATGCCAAAGTTACTACCGGCTTTATTGCTCTGCAAGACCACGGCAACAAAGCGTATTACCGCAACATCAAAATCAAAGAATTGTAA
- a CDS encoding NAD(P)H-dependent oxidoreductase, giving the protein MAAEYLVNNLAAAASILTLAEPKPSIQAVYKLLQESNGFLVVSGTYWSNWGSPLQRFMEVITSFENSSALFGKPLACAVTMESVGGSDIAARLHAVFSGLGCWSPPCSTLVVSRVGQEAILASQNKNNDPNEDVWRVDDLEIVLKNLVTATTMQNEFYVSWPHVTLHIPEGPWPETGILDFHTPQFISPGSTNN; this is encoded by the coding sequence ATGGCAGCAGAATATCTGGTAAATAACCTGGCCGCTGCTGCTTCCATCCTTACTTTAGCGGAACCTAAACCCAGCATACAAGCGGTTTATAAATTACTACAAGAGAGCAACGGATTTTTGGTTGTTTCGGGTACTTATTGGAGTAATTGGGGTTCGCCGTTGCAACGGTTTATGGAAGTAATCACTTCCTTCGAGAACTCTTCGGCGCTTTTTGGTAAGCCGTTGGCGTGCGCCGTAACCATGGAATCGGTGGGAGGCAGCGACATAGCTGCCCGGTTACATGCTGTATTTTCGGGCTTGGGTTGTTGGAGCCCGCCTTGCTCTACTTTGGTGGTTTCGCGGGTAGGCCAAGAAGCTATTCTGGCTTCTCAAAACAAGAATAATGACCCCAATGAAGATGTATGGCGGGTAGATGATCTCGAAATTGTATTAAAAAACTTAGTTACGGCTACCACCATGCAGAACGAATTTTACGTTTCGTGGCCGCATGTTACCCTGCACATTCCGGAAGGCCCGTGGCCCGAAACCGGAATTTTAGATTTTCATACGCCCCAGTTTATCTCACCCGGAAGTACCAATAATTAA